From the Desulfovibrio sp. Fe33 genome, one window contains:
- a CDS encoding chloride channel protein has translation MPFLRLINYWKEFVKSYRTVTSFRWLVIGVVVGALSGLVAVGFFWLVEAGKFFIQHNLAGIVSPEPAGEGIFEGPAGQYRPWVIPAFTTGTALLTGWLVKTFIPETINGGTDGTDATINAFHNQGGIIKARVAIIKGLCSVLTIASGGSAGREGPITQMGAGVGSWLAKLLDMSAKERRMLLLSGAAGGLGAIFRAPLGGALTAVEVIYREDFESEAILPSVMSSVVSYSIFTFFYGTDPIFAIPRFTFHDPRELIFYALLAFVCAGVGWLYVKTFYTIKYHVFFPLKEKIGLVWSMGLGGLAMGLLGILYPYTATNGLVTGGILSGGYGWLELAILGQIPALGMCYIIIGKTLATSVTIGSGMSGGMFAPALFVGGMSGGLVGKIGHHFFPNIVTQPGAYILVGMAAFFAGVANAPIGPLIMVTELTQGYGLLAPLMLASALCIVLGRNYSLYEHQAENKFDSPAHAEDATINILEQMQVSDFYSPGDVIVLEEGTTLKALTDIIANSDQFYFPVRGEDGSYVGMVSIHNVRNWMFEEDLHDLVVVRDLMSRPVYVRPDYDLYQALLRFVNTDYGQIPVVSKTDTSDILGLINRDDVFLAYAEAIAQVKHEGQAEAALSAELQPPAKG, from the coding sequence ATGCCCTTCCTCCGCCTCATCAATTACTGGAAAGAATTCGTCAAATCCTACCGCACGGTGACCTCCTTCCGCTGGCTGGTCATCGGCGTGGTCGTCGGAGCCCTGTCAGGCCTTGTGGCCGTGGGCTTCTTCTGGCTTGTGGAGGCGGGCAAATTCTTCATCCAGCACAACTTGGCGGGCATCGTCTCTCCGGAACCGGCGGGCGAGGGAATTTTCGAAGGCCCGGCCGGGCAATACCGGCCCTGGGTCATCCCGGCATTCACCACGGGCACGGCCCTGCTCACCGGCTGGTTGGTCAAGACCTTCATCCCCGAGACCATCAACGGCGGCACGGACGGCACGGACGCGACCATCAACGCCTTCCACAACCAGGGCGGCATCATCAAGGCCCGCGTGGCCATCATCAAGGGACTGTGTTCGGTCCTGACCATCGCCTCGGGCGGCTCGGCCGGACGTGAAGGCCCCATCACGCAGATGGGAGCGGGCGTCGGCTCATGGCTGGCGAAACTCCTGGACATGTCCGCGAAGGAACGCCGGATGCTCCTGCTCTCGGGAGCGGCGGGCGGCCTGGGCGCCATCTTCCGCGCCCCGCTGGGCGGCGCCTTGACCGCCGTTGAGGTCATCTACCGCGAGGACTTCGAATCCGAGGCCATCCTGCCTTCGGTCATGAGTTCGGTGGTATCCTACTCCATTTTCACGTTCTTCTACGGCACCGATCCCATTTTCGCCATCCCGCGCTTCACCTTCCACGACCCGCGCGAACTGATCTTCTACGCCTTGCTCGCCTTTGTCTGCGCGGGCGTCGGCTGGCTCTACGTCAAGACCTTCTACACCATCAAATACCATGTCTTCTTCCCCCTCAAGGAGAAGATCGGCCTGGTCTGGTCCATGGGGCTCGGCGGACTGGCCATGGGACTGTTGGGCATCCTCTACCCCTATACCGCCACCAACGGCCTGGTTACAGGCGGCATCCTGTCCGGCGGTTACGGCTGGCTCGAACTGGCCATCCTCGGCCAGATTCCCGCCCTCGGCATGTGCTACATCATCATCGGCAAGACCCTGGCCACCTCCGTGACCATCGGCTCGGGCATGTCCGGCGGCATGTTCGCGCCCGCCCTGTTCGTGGGCGGCATGTCCGGCGGTTTGGTCGGCAAGATCGGCCACCACTTTTTCCCGAACATCGTCACGCAGCCCGGCGCGTACATCCTGGTGGGCATGGCCGCCTTCTTCGCCGGTGTCGCCAACGCCCCCATCGGCCCGCTCATCATGGTCACCGAGCTGACCCAGGGCTACGGCCTGCTTGCCCCGCTCATGCTCGCCTCGGCCCTGTGCATCGTGCTCGGACGCAATTACTCGCTTTACGAGCACCAGGCCGAAAACAAATTCGATTCTCCGGCCCACGCCGAAGACGCGACCATCAACATCCTGGAACAGATGCAGGTTTCGGACTTCTACTCCCCGGGTGACGTCATCGTCCTGGAGGAAGGCACCACCCTCAAGGCCCTGACCGACATCATCGCCAACTCGGACCAGTTCTACTTCCCGGTTCGCGGCGAGGACGGCAGCTATGTGGGCATGGTCTCCATCCACAACGTGCGCAACTGGATGTTCGAGGAGGATCTGCACGACCTGGTGGTGGTCCGCGATCTCATGTCGCGGCCGGTCTACGTCCGTCCGGACTACGACCTCTACCAGGCCCTGCTCCGCTTCGTGAACACGGACTACGGCCAGATTCCGGTGGTGTCCAAGACCGACACGTCGGACATCCTCGGCCTCATCAACCGCGACGACGTGTTTCTGGCCTATGCCGAGGCCATCGCCCAAGTGAAGCACGAAGGACAGGCCGAGGCCGCTTTGAGCGCGGAATTGCAGCCGCCCGCCAAGGGCTAG
- a CDS encoding ATP-binding response regulator, whose amino-acid sequence MSKTETILLVDDQPENITIMIEALHSQYTLLAATDGVFALERAAGEPRPDLILLDVMMPGMSGHEVCSRLKENPATQDIPVIFVTSLDAPDDEARGLRLGASDYITKPISPPVVQARVRTHLDLKLAREQLQRQNSALEELVRERTVEVVEAQRERVESLKHFAAAMAHQIRNPVMSIGGMAGLLRRKAPEGSPLADYAEAVREDSFRLESLVGEVSEYVALSAGAFREVRVDGLVEAALERAREAVGGTERLRVERTLQPSLVRVDERIVVMALAEIAINSLEFGGDGEVHLTIRGEADAERDWASPDRGRYTIRVSDDGPGIDGAILPYVTDPFFTTKARGVGMGLTKVKRIVCDEHGGSLLVQSPSASPRKDGGPGTSVLLDLPLA is encoded by the coding sequence ATGAGCAAGACCGAAACCATACTGCTGGTGGACGATCAGCCCGAGAACATCACCATAATGATCGAGGCGCTGCATTCGCAGTACACTCTGCTTGCGGCCACGGACGGGGTCTTCGCCCTGGAACGGGCCGCTGGCGAGCCGAGGCCCGACCTGATTCTGCTGGATGTGATGATGCCCGGCATGAGCGGCCACGAGGTTTGCAGCCGCCTCAAGGAAAACCCGGCGACGCAGGACATCCCGGTTATCTTCGTGACCTCCCTGGACGCCCCGGACGACGAGGCCAGGGGGCTGCGCCTGGGCGCTTCGGATTACATCACCAAACCCATCAGCCCGCCGGTGGTTCAGGCCAGGGTCCGGACGCACCTCGATCTCAAGCTCGCCAGGGAGCAGTTGCAGCGACAGAACTCGGCCCTGGAGGAACTTGTCAGGGAAAGGACCGTCGAGGTTGTCGAGGCCCAGCGGGAGCGGGTGGAAAGCCTCAAGCATTTCGCCGCCGCCATGGCGCATCAGATCCGCAATCCGGTCATGTCCATCGGCGGCATGGCGGGCCTGTTGCGGCGCAAGGCGCCCGAGGGCAGTCCTCTGGCCGATTACGCGGAGGCCGTGCGCGAGGACAGCTTTCGGCTGGAGAGTCTTGTGGGCGAGGTCAGCGAGTACGTCGCCTTGTCGGCCGGCGCGTTTCGCGAAGTGCGGGTGGACGGCCTCGTGGAGGCGGCCCTGGAGCGTGCGCGGGAAGCCGTCGGGGGGACGGAGCGGCTGCGTGTGGAGAGGACATTGCAGCCCTCTTTGGTCCGCGTGGACGAGAGGATCGTGGTCATGGCCCTGGCGGAGATCGCGATCAACTCCCTCGAGTTCGGCGGGGACGGGGAAGTGCATTTGACCATCCGCGGCGAAGCGGACGCGGAGAGGGATTGGGCCAGCCCCGATCGGGGCCGCTACACCATTCGCGTCAGCGACGACGGGCCGGGAATCGACGGCGCGATACTGCCCTACGTGACCGATCCCTTTTTTACCACCAAGGCGCGGGGCGTGGGAATGGGACTCACCAAAGTAAAGCGGATCGTCTGCGATGAGCACGGCGGGAGTCTGCTCGTGCAGTCCCCGTCGGCGTCTCCGCGAAAAGACGGCGGGCCGGGAACGTCGGTCCTGCTCGATCTGCCCCTGGCCTGA